The genomic window AAAGACTTTCGCTGCATAACGTTTCTTAGCAACTTCAATAACTTGCATAAATCACTTCCTATAAATAGTGTTTTCAATATTAAATAATTCGAGTTACATCAACACTAAAATAGAATCAATGATGATGCAACCCGAAAAAACACTCTAATTATTTCTTATATAAGCTAGCAGTTACTGATACATCATTACCACTACCTTCAGATTGAACAGATGTGATCACAAAGTATTCAGCACCTTTTTCATCCGCTTTTTGTGAAATCGCTTCGACATAATCAGCAGAAACACCGTTATTCATTACAACATTCACAGTGCCTGCAAATTTTAGATCTAACGATTTTACATAATTAATTTCTGTTGCACTAAATGCAAGTGGGCTTAATAATGCTAAAGAAAATAATGCTACTTTTAATTTATTCATTTTAACTTACCTTACTATAGCGTCGTTGATTTTAAAAATATATCAATCCAATAATAAAATAATATAAATCGACATATACTAGTTTATACTTAATAACATTAATCAGTATTTCATGGGTCGTCAACCGTTAAAAACAAAAGTCAAATATATACAATATAATTATTATCACCATCTTGTTTATATACAATGACATACAAAATAAATTATATTTTAACTCTTAATGGTAAATATATTAAACCTTCTATTTTATATGAAAAACAAATTAATTTAACACCGTCGTATTTATACCATTAAATAAAGACAAAAGAATTAATTATTTCTTTGGTTAATATTAATTTACCGTTACTTTATATAATTAAAATTTAATTATTCTTATTCGTGGTTGAATTATAAAATAAGGATTACCACTCGTTTTACTTTATTATTTCCAGCCTAATGGTGATATGCGCTAGGTCTTTTTATGACTAACAACCCGTTAATTTATAACCAAATTCTAATAATTCATAAAATATTTTAAGTTACAGACAGTTGAATAATGAATGAACTCTACATTATTGAAAATGACCAATGAAATGACTGAAGGATTATAAATGTATTTTGTATTATTTTATTCTTTTTTATTGTATTTGTTCAATAATGATGCTCACAACAATACATTTCTCTTTCTTAGCAAAATGAATTCACTTACTAATAACATGGTTTTATAAATATGTTATATTAATGAGTATAAAACTTAAAAAACCCAAAACAAACCATCTTAATATGAATAATTATATTTAACTACCCCACCATTTTTAAATAAAACATTTTTTCTCTAATAATATAAATCCAAAAAAATAAATTCAGGGAGTATTAAATGACGGGACAGATTTCTAGGCGAAATTTTATAAAACTAGGAACCATTGCAGGTATTGCAGTAATGGTTGGCAAGCTTCCCTTTGCAATTGCTTTAGAAGTCGATTCAGATATGCCTGCCAATGGTTGGATTGGGCAAAATGGTAAAGCACGTTATCGTTGGGATGGTATAGAAAAAGTCACGGGGCATAAGAACTTTGCTCGAGATTATCGTGCTAAAGATATTCCCGGCTGGCCTGCAAAACAAAGCTATGCTTTTATGGTAAAAGCAACCCAAGCAGATAGAACCTTTGAAGATATTGATCTTGCTATTTTAGGACCAAATCTACAACCAGATCGTATTATTTTACAAGAAGATTTAATTCGTGATGGACTCAATATCCCCCAAGATACCAGCATGGGAAAAGGGTTTTATGGCTATAACATTCTCGTTCCAAAAGGTGATACCCCGCCAATTATTGGTCACCCCGTCGCTATTTTAATTTACCATGATTTTGATACTTTCAGTGCCGCACAGCGAATGTTGCGCTTTGAAACCGATATTGTGAAATATGGTGCAATTACTGGCCCTAAACCACCCGCAAACTATGGTGCTGCTCGCTATGTACGCATCGGTGGAAAAACACCATTAGATCCTTCTATCTTTTCTCCTTATCAAGATTCAGGCATTAAGGGAGGATTTGATGGAAATACTCCCGTTTGGCCACCTTATGATCCAAAACATGCGCTGACTATCCCGCCTGTGATCCGCAAAGATAGAGGGGGTGGCTTTATTCAAGCCTTGCATCAAGCAGAAGAAAAACCAGATTCACAAGAAAAAGGGATGGATTATGCTCGATTGATCACTGAAGAAATCGAAGCGGCACGCCAAGATCCCGATAAATTTGTTCTTGAACGCCACGGATTTTCACAATCCATAGATCCTTGCGCTATGGAACCTGATAACTGCAATACTTGGTATGATGCAAAAACAAAAACATTACACATATTAACCGCCACACAATCCCCTGCTGGCGTTGTGAATGCAGCAGCTGAATTATCAAAACATAATCAACATTTCCCTGTTGAAAATATTGTATTATTAACTGGTTCTACGGTGGGTTATGGTTCTAAAGATTATTCAGTTTTTCCATTTTATGCCATGGTTGCCAGTTTTTATGCCGATGGTTTGCCTGTTCGTATGGCAAATGACCGCTATGAACAATTTCAAATGGGCATGAAACGCCATTCAATTGAAATGGATGTCACCATTATTGGTGATAAAAAAAGTGGTAAATTTGAAATATTAAAAGGTACTTACAACTGTAATGGTGGTGGTCGAGAAAACCTTTCAGTCGCTGTTTCACATGTCGCGGTTCGTGGCGCGCAATCTATTTATTACTTCCCTAAATCTGATCTAACTGCACTGGCAATGGCGACACCTGCCGTTGAAGCAGGATCGATGCGCGGATTTGGCTCCTTGCAGTCAATGGCAATAACAGAATTAATGGTAGATGAAATAGCCCATAACCTGAAAATTGACCCAATTGAACTTCGCCGCAGAAATGCAATTTTAGAAGGTTACCCCAATACCCAAGGTGGCGTTATTGCAGGAGACCCGCGTAATGTCGAGATGCTCAACCTAGCTGAAAAACATCCTATTTGGGTTAATCGTGATAAACGAAAAGCAGAATATGATGCAACAAATCCGGGCAAACTTTATGGCGTTGGATTTGCCCAAGTTCAACAAGTTTATGGATCTAGCGGCGTACCAACAATTCTATCCCTTGAATTTGATGCAGATGGCAAACTCACAATGCGCCACTGTATGCAAGAAATCGGGACAGGCGGCACGACGGCTCAACAAGTAATGGTGTGGCAAGCATTAAGTAAAGCACCAGATGTGGTGGAATATGGTGTAACTGAATTTGACCAACTTCCACTCAAAACCAGCTGGGCAGATCAGAAAAAACAAGACGAATTATCAAAAACAGATCCTTATTGGACACCCGCACTGATTCCCGATATGAGTTCATCAAGTGGTGTTTATTATATTGGTTTTGGTACGCGGCAAGCAGGTCGCTTTTTACTTGAAAATACACTTTGGCCTGCGGCAAAAAGTATTTGGAGTGAAGGTCCCGGTGGCGGTGCATTTAATGGGCTCAATGTTGAGTTTTCTGATATTCGCGTAGGTCCTGATGGTATTGGGGGTGGCGGAATGAAGCCAATTCCCTTTAATATTTTGGCAAAAAGAGCGCATGAGTTGGGATTAATTACTGGCGTTGCTGTGCATGGTTATTCTAGTTGGCAATGGGCTAGAGCTGATTTTGATATTCCAACTGTAGGCCAGCGAAACCTGCCTTTAGATGCGATCTCAATTCGTTATGGCGATGGCGCACCTCAAGAGCTAAAAAGTTTAATGACAACGGGTGGCTATCACTTTATTAAACGCAAAGAAGCATTTTACCCACCTACTCAGCGTGCAAAAGCTGATCCAACCACAGTAACACCTGCGTCTTGTTTGGTGGAATTAAACGTCAACACTTTTACCGGTGAAGTCGAAATTATGCGCCATCATATGATTATGGACCCAGGCACAATGATTGTTCCTGAACTTGTTTCAGGGCAAATCCAAGGTGGAACAGCAATGGGGATCGGGCATGCTTTAATGGAAGAACTTCCCCTTTATGAAGATGGCCCGGGTAATGGAACTTGGAACTTTAATCGCTATGTTTTACCACGCGCTAAAGATGTTGCCGTTTGGCAGCAGACCATTGATTACTTGCCTCCGCTATCTGAAACATCGCCACCAAAAGGAATGGCTGAACTCGGCATGATCCCTATTTTACCTGCGACAAGTAATGCGCTAACGCATGCAACAGGTCATCGTTTTTATGAATTCCCAATTACGGTAGATAAAATTAAAAAGGCACTATCATGAATATCAAAAATGCCGTTCCTATCATTGAAAGAAAACCATTGAGTTTAACGATCAATGGAAGAAAAATTGGTCCTATTGATGTGCCTGTTGGCATGCCAATGATTGAGTTTTTGCATGAATACCTTGATTTAACTGGAACACACTTTGGTTGTGGTCAAGGCATTTGCCATGCGTGTACTATTATGGAAATCCTCCCTGATGGTTCAACTACCGAGAGCCGAACCTGTATTTATGGTGCGCATTATTTCAATAATAAAAATATTGTTACGATAGAAGGGCAAGCCAAAGTAGATGAACAAGGTAAAGTTGTTGAATTAACACCAGTTCAGCAAGCTTTCATTGAAAACTTCTCATTTCAATGTGGATATTGTGCACCTGGTTTTGTAACCGGCGCGACCGTTTTTATTCATCAGCTCAAGAAAAATCCAGTTAAACGCGAAAAGTTAGAGCAAGCAATTGAAGATGCCTTGAATGAACATATCTGCCGCTGTACTGGCTACGTTCGTTATTATGAAGCTGTGCGCAAAGTGGCGTTAGAAACGCCCGGCTGTGTCATTGATTAAGGAAGAATAAAAATGGTGAACAGTCGTCGTTTAACACGAAAAATAATCTATGCCATTATTATCATTGGTATTATTGTTGCTTTAGCTATTTTGTTTGGTTTATTTCGTCAATCTAGTATAGATCCTGAAGCAGAAAAACCACTGACATCTGAACAAGTTGCTCAGCTCATTCCGCGTGGACGAGAACTGGCACTCGCCGGAGATTGTTTTGGTTGCCATTCTCTACCTGAAGGCCCAATGGCAGCGGGTGGCGTTCCTATATCAACACCTTTTGGTACAATCTATTCAACAAATATCACACCTGATAAGCAATTTGGTATTGGCAACTACACTCGAGCGGATTTTCATCGTGCGCTTAAAGATGGCATTGGTAAAGATAAAGGCAACCTTTTCCCTGCCATGCCGTATGTGTTTACTCATATCACCACACCGGAAGATTTAGATGCACTTTATGCTTACATGATGAGCATTCCACCAATGCCAGTGCCCAATAAAGATAATACTGGCGCTTTTGGCTTACCCGTTCGGCCTTTTATGAACTTTTGGACATTATTTAACTTCCCTGATCATCAAGCGCCAAATGATCCTCACCGTTCAGCAGAATGGAATCGGGGTGCTTACATTGTTGAAGGGCTTGCTCACTGCGGAGCATGTCATTCACCACGTAACTTTATGATGGGTGTTGATTTTTCACGTTCACTTGAAGGCGGTGAAGTCGACAACATGGCAATTCCTGATATTACAGCCCCGACATTGTCAAAACATGGTTATGACACTAAATCGCTCAGTCAGTTTTTACAAACAGGAATTTCACCTCAAGGGACTTCCTTTGCAGGAATGAATACGGTAACCCACTTTTCGACCAGCCAAATGAAGCCTGAAGATGTCAATGATATGGCTATTTATCTGCTAACCGATAAAAATGGGCAACTTCTTGATGCACAGCCAGCACCACAACCTTTAGCACAAGCGGCCAATCCACAAGCTAATAGCCTTATGGAAGCAGGTCGTTTGACTTATATGTCAACATGTGCGGGCTGCCATGGTGTTAATGGTGAAGGTATTCCGAATGGTATTCCTGCGCTAAAAGGCAATGCGATTGTGATGATGGATAACCCGCAAACTTTCATTAATGTTGTTTTAAATGGGATCCCTACAACAGTATTTCCAAATGGCCAACGCATGTATGCAATGCCCGGATTTGCAGATGATCTCGATGCACAAGAAATTGCCGATTTGATTTCATGGGCTAGGGCAAATTGGGGCGGACAAGAAGTTCCAGTGACCACGGATCAAGTTGAAAAACAGAAAAAATAGCGGAATAAAAAGGAAGCCCTCAATAAAACCGATTTATTGGGGCGCTTATTGAAATTGAATAAGTATTATCATTTATCACAAGCAGAATTTCGTTAGCCTAATGACCTGCTGATTCATTTTTAATTGGGTAATCAATATCATTGATAACACAACTATTATTCATTTCTATACGATAAATAGCTGAACCTTGCAAAATTGATTTAGCGCCATCATCACCTGTTAACGCTATTAATTGCTGACGATATTGTGCAGATATTCCTACAGGATGACCGGGTTTGCCATCATGGATAGGCCGAACTAAGGGATGAAGTTTTAATTCGTTAGCAACGCGAATAAAAATATTTTCAGTAATATATGGCATATCTGCAAGTTGTATCAGCCAACCATCCCAATGAGCCGTATTCTTCACACCAAAGGCGATTGTTTCGCCTAATCCTTCACTATTGATTAGCGAATAAGGCACATTGTGCTGTAAACAATGGGTAATAACACCTTGGTTATCAGGCCGAGTAATCACATGAATAGGTAACTGGCTTTTTATGGCATTTTGAAGGGTTATTTCAAATACAGTTTGTCCACCTAAATCACTATTCAATTTATTACCCTGTCCGCCCGCAAGCTGAAAACGGCGACTTTTACCTGCTGCTGTAATTAATATACCAACTGTCATAATAATGTGATCAATTTAATAAATATCGTTAGCTCTATCTTATTAAAGATAAAAATTACTACAAGGTATTAGTTGAATTCTATTTCAATGTTTAAGAACAGAATTATGCTGCATTGAATATTCAAGTTCAAAGGCATGATTGTTTTTCAACCCGCAAGTTAATATTGAAGATACAGAATGAGTATTGTAAGTTTCAATAACTGTTAGCTAAGCATGACATGAGTATTAGTTATATTTCCCATCTAAGGAGAAATTGAGCATTCACTCTCTCTATTGGGCACTATTGTAAAGTTTGAATAACTCATTATGCCAAGCTAACCAGCCCACTACGGAAGCTTAACTCATGAACGCATTTAAAGGTCGTCATTTCACTGGTATTATCCATCCTGTGGACGGGAGGGAAATGCCCGACTGGCGTTGAACATTGGCAGATAAAATATCGCAATAATGTCATTGAATGTGATCATGGAAAATTGAAACGGATCATCAATCCGACATTAGGATTTAAATCCCTCAAAACTGCTCATGCCACAATTGAGGAAAGGTCAGGTTGAGTATTTTTATTACGGATATCCCTTGGGAGAAGTGCGTCTAGTGAACAGAGCTTTTGGCCTGTAATCTAACTGAGAGCCAAAAACTCAGTCCCATCATTTTATTTGCAACAGTGCCGAGCATCGACTAATTCATATTTGTCAAAAGAATCGTACTGCCATACCGCTCTCCCGGTTCAATCCCCTGAGCAATGGATTTTATTTCAGCCGAAATAGGGATACTACGAACTGTGTTATCAACAGATATTGTTAATTTAGTGTCATTATTATCTACGAACGATAAACCTACAACCACACCATTGAGATCGAGTGTTCCATCAATAATAGTAAAAGTCATGCTTGCATCCGAGTTACATTGGATGGATGGATAAATTGTTCCCTTTTCTCCTTGCCCATCTTTACCAATAACACCCAGATTGATAGATGTGAGACCCATCAAATTACATTCAACCGGAGGAATAGGGACATCTGTTCCTGGTGAATTAATGTCAATTGCATAAGGTCGGTATATTGTAGTACATAGCGATGCAGATACGGACGTAGTTGAACAAACGATAACGCCATAAACAAAAGACACTGAGCCATTTTTACCTACACTTGCAGTTGCATTGTTCGTCGTAGTAGCGCCGCTTGGGTATATCCAGCTAGGGTTTCCTGAGCGAATATCCACTACATTAAGATATAAATTAGCACCTGATATAGGTAAATCAACTATAGTCCCTTTATCTAAATCAGAACAAGGTTTATTAATCCTAACATAATCGCCCACCATAACACTTACATCTCTCGTCCAATAATTATTAGATACTGTATGAGACATCTGCGATAGTGAACTACTAGTCATATATGATTCAGGTCTATTACCTGCTTGCAATGACCACATAGGTCGGAAATAACAGTCTGAAGACGAATTTATATTAGTAATAGGTCCCGATGTTGCTCTCACGAGACCACCAGGAACATAATATCCAGCTCCCCATGCATTATATTGAGTACAATTGCCATCGGAGGATACTGAATTAGCACAAGCTTTAACACTCTTTCCAACAACACCAGTAGGAGCGCCCGGTGCTCCAAAATATTCTATTTTTCCTCCTTGACTATATTTCTGAGGTATGTTATTTAAATACATTGGAGTATCGGCAGCATACCCTATTTGGGTGATTACTAAATATAAAAAAAATCCACTTAAAAGTCTCATTTATTACTACCTCTATTATTCTCTGATAACAATGTAATACCCCAACTAGTCACACACACCCCAAGATATACGTCAGCATCGCTGTAAAAAAACGGTGTAATAGACTGGCTTGCGATACTCTCATGGTTCCCTGGTACATTGATGTAAATACAGTTTTTTTACCACGATGTAACATCTGCTTTATTAGTCGATATATTCGATCTTCTTTAAATTAATTTAATTCCAAATAATCAACTAGAATACCTTATGAAAAATTAGCAAATAGAATATGCTAAGTTGATATATGATAATTTTCCTTGCCAATATAAAAGCGAAAATGATACAAATTAGTTTTTGTAGTTATTGATAAATGCTTGCGTAATTCATACACTGAATGTGTTATAACCCTCATTCATACCCCAAGGTATAGGTCAGCGTCGCCGTAAAAAACCCTGGCGTTATCGATTGACTCGCTATTGCCTCACTGTTTCCTTGCACATACGCTTTCAATCGGATGGTCGTTGTGCCGTCTTGTATTGCATGTGCGGGATACGGCTCTGCCGGATTAATCGGTAATTGCATCCCATTCATGGTCTCAATACCAATAGCCGCCCCCGCCGCTTCACTGCCCGCATCAAAGTTGAGTAACCCTTGAGCATTGCTGTTTCCCGTCAAGGTTGCGGTGATCCAATTGCCCAACGAGGTATCACAATCTTCCAACTCAAAATCAANNNNNNNNNNNNNNNNNNNNNNNNNNNNNNNNNNNNNNNNNNNNNNNNNNNNNNNNNNNNNNNNNNNNNNNNNNNNNNNNNNNNNNNNNNNNNNNNNNNNNNNNNNNNNNNNNNNNNNNNNNNNNNNNNNNNNNNNNNNNNNNNNNNNNNNNNNNNNNNNNNNNNNNNNNNNNNNNNNNNNNNNNNNNNNNNNNNNNNNNNNNNNNNNNNNNNNNNNNNNNNNNNNNNNNNNNNNNNNNNNNNNNNNNNNNNNNNNNNNNNNNNNNNNNNNNNNNNNNNNNNNNNNNNNNNNNNNNNNNNNNNNNNNNNNNNNNNNNNNNNNNNNNNNNNNNNNNNNNNNNNNNNNNNNNNNNNNNNNNNNNNNNNNNNNNNNNNNNNNNNNNNNNNNNNNNNNNNNNNNNNNNNNNNNNNNNNNNNNNNNNNNNNNNNNNNNNNNNNNNNNNNNNNNNNNNNNNNNNNNNNNNNNNNNNNNNNNNNNNNNNNNNNNNNNNNNNNNNNNNNNNNNNNNNNNNNNNNNNNNNNNNNNNNNNNNNNNNNNNNNNNNNNNNNNNNNNNNNNNNNNNNNNNNNNNNNNNNNNNNNNNNNNNNNNNNNNNNNNNNNNNNNNNNNNNNNNNNNNNNNNNNNNNNNNNNNNNNNNNNNNNNNNNNNNNNNNNNNNNNNNNNNNNNNNNNNNNNNNNNNNNNNNNNNNNNNNNNNNNNNNNNNNNNNNNNNNNNNNNNNNNNNNNNNNNNNNNNNNNNNNNNNNNNNNNNNNNNNNNNNNNNNNNNNNNNNNNNNNNNNNNNNNNNNNNNNNNNNNNNNNNNNNNNNNNNNNNNNNNNNNNNNNNNNNNNNNNNNNNNNNNNNNNNNNNNNNNNNNNNNNNNNNNNNNNNNNNNNNNNNNNNNNNNNNNNNNNNNNNNNNNNNNNNNNNNNNNNNNNNNNNNNNNNNNNNNNNNNNNNNNNNNNNNNNNNNNNNNNNNNNNNNNNNNNNNNNNNNNNNNNNNNNNNNNNNNNNNNNNNNNNNNNNNNNNNNNNNNNNNNNNNNNNNNNNNNNNNNNNNNNNNNNNNNNNNNNNNNNNNNNNNNNNNNNNNNNNNNNNNNNNNNNNNNNNNNNNNNNNNNNNNNNNNNNNNNNNNNNNNNNNNNNNNNNNNNNNNNNNNNNNNNNNNNNNNNNNNNNNNNNNNNNNNNNNNNNNNNNNNNNNNNNNNNNNNNNNNNNNNNNNNNNNNNNNNNNNNNNNNNNNNNNNNNNNNNNNNNNNNNNNNNNNNNNNNNNNNNNNNNNNNNNNNNNNNNNNNNNNNNNNNNNNNNNNNNNNNNNNNNNNNNNNNNNNNNNNNNNNNNNNNNNNNNNNNNNNNNNNNNNNNNNNNNNNNNNNNNNNNNNNNNNNNNNNNNNNNNNNNNNNNNNNNNNNNNNNNNNNNNNNNNNNNNNNNNNNNNNNNNNNNNNNNNNNNNNNNNNNNNNNNNNNNNNNNNNNNNNNNNNNNNNNNNNNNNNNNNNNNNNNNNNNNNNNNNNNNNNNNNNNNNNNNNNNNNNNNNNNNNNNNNNNNNNNNNNNNNNNNNNNNNNNNNNNNNNNNNNNNNNNNNNNNNNNNNNNNNNNNNNNNNNNNNNNNNNNNNNNNNNNNNNNNNNNNNNNNNNNNNNNNNNNNNNNNNNNNNNNNNNNNNNNNNNNNNNNNNNNNNNNNNNNNNNNNNNNNNNNNNNNNNNNNNNNNNNNNNNNNNNNNNNNNNNNNNNNNNNNNNNNNNNNNNNNNNNNNNNNNNNNNNNNNNNNNNNNNNNNNNNNNNNNNNNNNNNNNNNNNNNNNNNNNNNNNNNNNNNNNNNNNNNNNNNNNNNNNNNNNNNNNNNNNNNNNNNNNNNNNNNNNNNNNNNNNNNNNNNNNNNNNNNNNNNNNNNNNNNNNNNNNNNNNNNNNNNNNNNNNNNNNNNNNNNNNNNNNNNNNNNNNNNNNNNNNNNNNNNNNNNNNNNNNNNNNNNNNNNNNNNNNNNNNNNNNNNNNNNNNNNNNNNNNNNNNNNNNNNNNNNNNNNNNNNNNNNNNNNNNNNNNNNNNNNNNNNNNNNNNNNNNNNNNNNNNNNNNNNNNNNNNNNNNNNNNNNNNNNNNNNNNNNNNNNNNNNNNNNNNNNNNNNNNNNNNNNNNNNNNNNNNNNNNNNNNNNNNNNNNNNNNNNNNNNNNNNNNNNNNNNNNNNNNNNNNNNNNNNNNNNNNNNNNNNNNNNNNNNNNNNNNNNNNNNNNNNNNNNNNNNNNNNNNNNNNNNNNNNNNNNNNNNNNNNNNNNNNNNNNNNNNNNNNNNNNNNNNNNNNNNNNNNNNNNNNNNNNNNNNNNNNNNNNNNNNNNNNNNNNNNNNNNNNNNNNNNNNNNNNNNNNNNNNNNNNNNNNNNNNNNNNNNNNNNNNNNNNNNNNNNNNNNNNNNNNNNNNNNNNNNNNNNNNNNNNNNNNNNNNNNNNNNNNNNNNNNNNNNNNNNNNNNNNNNNNNNNNNNNNNNNNNNNNNNNNNNNNNNNNNNNNNNNNNNNNNNNNNNNNNNNNNNNNNNNNNNNNNNNNNNNNNNNNNNNNNNNNNNNNNNNNNNNNNNNNNNNNNNNNNNNNNNNNNNNNNNNNNNNNNNNNNNNNNNNNNNNNNNNNNNNNNNNNNNNNNNNNNNNNNNNNNNNNNNNNNNNNNNNNNNNNNNNNNNNNNNNNNNNNNNNNNNNNNNNNNNNNNNNNNNNNNNNNNNNNNNNNNNNNNNNNNNNNNNNNNNNNNNNNNNNNNNNNNNNNNNNNNNNNNNNNNNNNNNNNNNNNNNNNNNNNNNNNNNNNNNNNNNNNNNNNNNNNNNNNNNNNNNNNNNNNNNNNNNNNNNNNNNNNNNNNNNNNNNNNNNNNNNNNNNNNNNNNNNNNNNNNNNNNNNNNNNNNNNNNNNNNNNNNNNNNNNNNNNNNNNNNNNNNNNNNNNNNNNNNNNNNNNNNNNNNNNNNNNNNNNNNNNNNNNNNNNNNNNNNNNNNNNNNNNNNNNNNNNNNNNNNNNNNNNNNNNNNNNNNNNNNNNNNNNNNNNNNNNNNNNNNNNNNNNNNNNNNNNNNNNNNNNNNNNNNNNNNNNNNNNNNNNNNNNNNNNNNNNNNNNNNNNNNNNNNNNNNNNNNNNNNNNNNNNNNNNNNNNNNNNNNNNNNNNNNNNNNNNNNNNNNNNNNNNNNNNNNNNNNNNNNNNNNNNNNNNNNNNNNNNNNNNNNNNNNNNNNNNNNNNNNNNNNNNNNNNNNNNNNNNNNNNNNNNNNNNNNNNNNNNNNNNNNNNNNNNNNNNNNNNNNNNNNNNNNNNNNNNNNNNNNNNNNNNNNNNNNNNNNNNNNNNNNNNNNNNNNNNNNNNNNNNNNNNNNNNNNNNNNNNNNNNNNNNNNNNNNNNNNNNNNNNNNNNNNNNNNNNNNNNNNNNNNNNNNNNNNNNNNNNNNNNNNNNNNNNNNNNNNNNNNNNNNNNNNNNNNNNNNNNNNNNNNNNNNNNNNNNNNNNNNNNNNNNNNNNNNNNNNNNNNNNNNNNNNNNNNNNNNNNNNNNNNNNNNNNNNNNNNNNNNNNNNNNNNNNNNNNNNNNNNNNNNNNNNNNNNNNNNNNNNNNNNNNNNNNNNNNNNNNNNNNNNNNNNNNNNNNNNNNNNNNNNNNNNNNNNNNNNNNNNNNNNNNNNNNNNNNNNNNNNNNNNNNNNNNNNNNNNNNNNNNNNNNNNNNNNNNNNNNNNNNNNNNNNNNNNNNNNNNNNNNNNNNNNNNNNNNNNNNNNNNNNNNNNNNNNNNNNNNNNNNNNNNNNNNNNNNNNNNNNNNNNNNNNNNNNNNNNNN from Providencia sneebia DSM 19967 includes these protein-coding regions:
- a CDS encoding (2Fe-2S)-binding protein, with the translated sequence MNIKNAVPIIERKPLSLTINGRKIGPIDVPVGMPMIEFLHEYLDLTGTHFGCGQGICHACTIMEILPDGSTTESRTCIYGAHYFNNKNIVTIEGQAKVDEQGKVVELTPVQQAFIENFSFQCGYCAPGFVTGATVFIHQLKKNPVKREKLEQAIEDALNEHICRCTGYVRYYEAVRKVALETPGCVID
- a CDS encoding DUF1471 domain-containing protein, translated to MNKLKVALFSLALLSPLAFSATEINYVKSLDLKFAGTVNVVMNNGVSADYVEAISQKADEKGAEYFVITSVQSEGSGNDVSVTASLYKK
- a CDS encoding xanthine dehydrogenase family protein molybdopterin-binding subunit, with amino-acid sequence MTGQISRRNFIKLGTIAGIAVMVGKLPFAIALEVDSDMPANGWIGQNGKARYRWDGIEKVTGHKNFARDYRAKDIPGWPAKQSYAFMVKATQADRTFEDIDLAILGPNLQPDRIILQEDLIRDGLNIPQDTSMGKGFYGYNILVPKGDTPPIIGHPVAILIYHDFDTFSAAQRMLRFETDIVKYGAITGPKPPANYGAARYVRIGGKTPLDPSIFSPYQDSGIKGGFDGNTPVWPPYDPKHALTIPPVIRKDRGGGFIQALHQAEEKPDSQEKGMDYARLITEEIEAARQDPDKFVLERHGFSQSIDPCAMEPDNCNTWYDAKTKTLHILTATQSPAGVVNAAAELSKHNQHFPVENIVLLTGSTVGYGSKDYSVFPFYAMVASFYADGLPVRMANDRYEQFQMGMKRHSIEMDVTIIGDKKSGKFEILKGTYNCNGGGRENLSVAVSHVAVRGAQSIYYFPKSDLTALAMATPAVEAGSMRGFGSLQSMAITELMVDEIAHNLKIDPIELRRRNAILEGYPNTQGGVIAGDPRNVEMLNLAEKHPIWVNRDKRKAEYDATNPGKLYGVGFAQVQQVYGSSGVPTILSLEFDADGKLTMRHCMQEIGTGGTTAQQVMVWQALSKAPDVVEYGVTEFDQLPLKTSWADQKKQDELSKTDPYWTPALIPDMSSSSGVYYIGFGTRQAGRFLLENTLWPAAKSIWSEGPGGGAFNGLNVEFSDIRVGPDGIGGGGMKPIPFNILAKRAHELGLITGVAVHGYSSWQWARADFDIPTVGQRNLPLDAISIRYGDGAPQELKSLMTTGGYHFIKRKEAFYPPTQRAKADPTTVTPASCLVELNVNTFTGEVEIMRHHMIMDPGTMIVPELVSGQIQGGTAMGIGHALMEELPLYEDGPGNGTWNFNRYVLPRAKDVAVWQQTIDYLPPLSETSPPKGMAELGMIPILPATSNALTHATGHRFYEFPITVDKIKKALS
- a CDS encoding nucleotidyltransferase family protein; its protein translation is MTVGILITAAGKSRRFQLAGGQGNKLNSDLGGQTVFEITLQNAIKSQLPIHVITRPDNQGVITHCLQHNVPYSLINSEGLGETIAFGVKNTAHWDGWLIQLADMPYITENIFIRVANELKLHPLVRPIHDGKPGHPVGISAQYRQQLIALTGDDGAKSILQGSAIYRIEMNNSCVINDIDYPIKNESAGH
- a CDS encoding cytochrome c yields the protein MVNSRRLTRKIIYAIIIIGIIVALAILFGLFRQSSIDPEAEKPLTSEQVAQLIPRGRELALAGDCFGCHSLPEGPMAAGGVPISTPFGTIYSTNITPDKQFGIGNYTRADFHRALKDGIGKDKGNLFPAMPYVFTHITTPEDLDALYAYMMSIPPMPVPNKDNTGAFGLPVRPFMNFWTLFNFPDHQAPNDPHRSAEWNRGAYIVEGLAHCGACHSPRNFMMGVDFSRSLEGGEVDNMAIPDITAPTLSKHGYDTKSLSQFLQTGISPQGTSFAGMNTVTHFSTSQMKPEDVNDMAIYLLTDKNGQLLDAQPAPQPLAQAANPQANSLMEAGRLTYMSTCAGCHGVNGEGIPNGIPALKGNAIVMMDNPQTFINVVLNGIPTTVFPNGQRMYAMPGFADDLDAQEIADLISWARANWGGQEVPVTTDQVEKQKK
- a CDS encoding fimbrial protein, coding for DFELEDCDTSLGNWITATLTGNSNAQGLLNFDAGSEAAGAAIGIETMNGMQLPINPAEPYPAHAIQDGTTTIRLKAYVQGNSEAIASQSITPGFFTATLTYTLGYE